From Spea bombifrons isolate aSpeBom1 chromosome 6, aSpeBom1.2.pri, whole genome shotgun sequence, a single genomic window includes:
- the XPC gene encoding DNA repair protein complementing XP-C cells: MGKRRGSVDIKTGCKKPRKQPVKRRKVSQANAAEQEDSKEAVFEDGRVPTKKSKPTASGEPSFAARPGKKILRQKKSADKELKQEDTDQEIRDLLKLEEKDVPNATAKEESASEDGDDSEDEWEDVEELNGPVLDDAQATTSLEPTLPTQPVEIEIETAEAARKRQRREKKKAEFAAYLRRMMNKFSKELREDTHKVHLLCLLGNGFYRSETCNLPDLQAVALSVVPVRFTNNVRVDLTYLTNLIKWFTETFTLNPEMSADDGGSLSTTLERRFGVYGVRDEVEMVHIFLIILRALQLLSRLVLSLQPIPLKDPPAKSKSTNKSSSRVSKKSNPSPKGNKKNPKQKREKNVKQEVTLSGESGEEEKQKLTDSSGSRKRALGKKGKKAVKVENDEETKTGKTPKKLLRRKAASKVTYKEESKSGPGSSDSDFSCSDDDDSDFSDWEDSSFERKVKKVSGLINEKPEKGAQSSKRSPATPGRTKSKGSPKNNSTQPNRRGKIISTDDEEEEIVQVSNGSDQWAEVYLVSEEKWVSVDCVHGTVGKPQLCFKTASKPVTYVVGIDNAGYVKDVTRRYDPEWMTSTRKRRVDEDWWEETLRPYSNPNTEQQDREDAEFEAKMLDKPLPTSITEFKNHPLYALKRHLLKYEAIYPETSAILGYCRGEAVYSRSCVHILHSRDTWLKEARVVRLGEVPYKMVKGQSNRARKARLADPEKRDNPDLALFGLWQTEDYQPPVSVDGKVPRNEFGNVYLFKPSMLPIGCAHLRVPNLHRVARKLNIDCVPAITGFDFHCGFSHPVTDGYIVCEEHKDILLAAWDNDQAEMERKQKEKREKRAMGNWKLLIKGLLIRERLKARYGKKETDHPCATAADGGFSSDEEEVPTESLAEDVSVSWPQNRQTEEAKTAKPKSKREKKGEAKNLFPFEKK; this comes from the exons ATGGGCAAGCGCAGGGGATCAGTGGATATCAAGACAGGGTGCAAAAAGCCCAGGAAGCAGCCTGTCAAGAGGAGAAAAGTTAGTCAGGCCAATGCTGCAGAGCAGGAGG ATAGTAAGGAAGCTGTGTTCGAAGATGGTAGGGTTCCAACTAAAAAGAGTAAACCTACAGCTTCTGGCGAGCCGTCGTTCGCAGCACGCCCAGGGAAAAAGATCCTccgacaaaaaaaatcagcagacAAAGAACTGAAGCAAGAGGACACTGATCAAGAAATAAG GGACCTACTCAAGTTGGAAGAGAAAGATGTTCCAAATGCAACTGCTAAAGAAGAGAGCGCCTCGGAGGATGGAGACGACAGCGAGGATGAGTGGGAAGACGTAGAAG AACTCAACGGGCCTGTATTGGATGATGCCCAAGCCACAACATCCTTGGAACCTACTCTTCCCACCCAGCCTGTAGAGATTGAAATTGAAACAGCCGAGGCAGCCAGGAAAAGACAAAGGAG agagaaaaagaagGCAGAGTTTGCAGCGTACCTTCGTAGGATGATGAACAAGTTCAGTAAGGAGCTTCGGGAAGATACACACAAG GTCCATTTACTTTGCTTGCTGGGCAATGGGTTCTATCGCAGTGAGACGTGTAACCTCCCTGATCTCCAGGCTGTGGCCTTGTCTGTTGTGCCAGTTAGGTTTACCAATAATGTCCGTGTGGATCTGACTTATTTGACAAATCTAATAAAGTG gtTTACTGAAACTTTCACCTTAAACCCAGAGATGTCTGCGGATGATGGAGGCTCCCTGTCGACCACATTGGAACGCAGATTTGGAGTCTATGGCGTAAGAGATGAAGTGGAGATGGTTCAT atTTTTCTCATCATCCTAAGAGCTTTGCAGCTTCTGAGCCGACTGGTTCTCTCCCTACAGCCCATCCCCTTAAAGGATCCACCAGCCAAG AGCAAAAGCACTAACAAGTCTTCCAGTAGGGTCTCCAAAAAGAGCAATCCATCTCCAAAGGGGAATAAAAAGAACCccaaacaaaaaagagagaaaaatgtgAAACAAGAGGTGACTTTATCAGGAGAAAGTGGCGAGGAAGAGAAGCAGAAACTCACAGACAGCAGTGGGTCTAGGAAAAGAGCCCTTGGAAAGAAGGGCAAGAAAGCAGTGAAGGTTGAGAACGATGAGGAGACCAAGACAGGGAAAACCCCGAAAAAACTACTCAGGAGGAAGGCAGCTTCCAAAGTGACCTACAAGGAAGAGAGCAAAAGTGGCCCCGGGAGTAGTGATTCTGACTTTTCTTGCTCTGACGATGATGACAGTGATTTCTCAGACTGGGAGGACTCATCATTTGAGCGAAAGGTGAAAAAGGTCTCAGGACTGATAAACGAAAAGCCAGAAAAAGGTGCTCAGTCCTCAAAAAGAAGTCCTGCAACCCCTGGGCGAACAAAATCAAAAGGCTCCcctaaaaataacagcactcaGCCCAACAggagaggcaaaattatatctacAGATGACGAGGAAGAGGAAATAGTCCAAGTAAGCAATGGCTCGGACCAGTGGGCAGAGGTGTATTTGGTGAGCGAGGAAAAGTGGGTGAGTGTGGATTGTGTACATGGGACGGTGGGGAAACCTCAGTTGTGCTTCAAGACTGCCTCAAAACCAGTGACGTATGTGGTTGGGATCGATAATGCTGGTTATGTGAAGGATGTAACAAGGAGGTACGATCCTGAGTGGATGACAAGCACCAGGAAACGTCGCGTTGATGAAGACTGGTGGGAGGAAACGTTGAGACCCTACAGCAACCCCAACACCGAGCAACAAGACAGAGAGGATGCAGAG TTTGAGGCTAAAATGCTGGACAAGCCGCTGCCGACATCCATCACAGAATTCAAAAATCACCCTTTGTATGCCTTGAAGAGGCACCTACTGAAGTACGAGGCCATCTACCCAGAGACATCAGCCATCCTGGGCTACTGCAGAGGGGAAGCTGTGTACTCCAG GTCCTGCGTTCACATTCTGCACTCAAGAGACACTTGGTTGAAAGAAGCCCGTGTTGTGAGGCTCGGGGAGGTTCCATACAAG ATGGTGAAAGGACAGTCAAACCGTGCAAGGAAAGCCCGTCTGGCTGATCCTGAGAAAAGGGATAACCCGGACCTTGCTTTGTTTGGACTTTGGCAGACAGAAGATTACCAGCCTCCGGTTTCTGTAGATGGGAAG GTTCCACGTAATGAGTTCGGAAACGTGTATCTCTTTAAACCCAGCATGTTGCCTATTGGCTGTGCCCACCTGCGTGTACCAAACCTCCACCGTGTGGCTAGGAAGCTGAACATAGATTGTGTCCCAGCAATAACCGGCTTTGACTTTCACTGCGGCTTCTCACATCCTGT AACTGATGGATATATAGTCTGTGAGGAGCATAAGGACATCCTTCTGGCTGCCTGGGACAACGATCAGGCAGAGATGGAGAGGAAGCAGAAAGAG AAGAGGGAAAAACGTGCCATGGGTAACTGGAAGCTGCTGATAAAGGGGCTTCTCATCAGAGAGCGTCTCAAAGCACGTTATGGGAAGAAG GAGACAGACCACCCTTGCGCAACTGCAGCGGATGGAGGATTTTCTTCCGATGAAGAAGAGGTTCCAACAGAGAGTCTGGCTGAGGATGTCTCGGTGTCCTGGCCCCAAAACCGCCAGACTGAAGAGGCAAAAACAGCAAAACCGAAAagcaagagagaaaagaaaggcGAAGCCAAGAATTTGTTCCCCTTTGAAAAGAAgtga
- the LSM3 gene encoding U6 snRNA-associated Sm-like protein LSm3, whose protein sequence is MADDGEQQPPTNTVEEPLDLIRLSLDERIYVKMRNDRELRGRLHAYDQHLNMILGDVEETVTTIEIDEETYEEIYKSTKRNIPMLFVRGDGVVLVAPPLRVG, encoded by the exons ATGGCGGACGACGGTGAGCAG caACCACCTACAAACACTGTGGAGGAGCCTCTTGATCTCATAAGACTGAGTTTAGATGAACGGATTTATGTAAAGATGAGAAATGACCGAGAACTTCGTGGACGGTTGCAT GCGTACGATCAGCACTTGAACATGATACTGGGAGACGTTGAGGAAACGGTGACAACAATAGAGATAGACGAAGAAACCTATGAAGAGATCTACAAG TCCACCAAGAGGAACATACCCATGCTTTTTGTCAGAGGGGATGGCGTTGTTCTTGTAGCACCACCTTTACGAGTTGGTTGA
- the TMEM43 gene encoding transmembrane protein 43 — protein MARNYPDNVKEHTTIVTDRKPGFLERLSDTAGGMLIGFLAFSFSFYVLFTNEGRAVQTTASLDEGLSTVTSLSNILRIDPINEDKLVHISGALKTSKPLYDPNYGVSIHCVKLKRQVEMYQWVEYEESKEYEENGETKRETIYTYNTEWKSEVVSSRHFDREIAHRNPSAMAVESFTAVASEVEVGEFSLGKGLIDKIENFKQMSLEQMGNPHVDVTAQGDYFYQSANPKNPEVGDLRISFWYAGVSLGSSQYGAADMVSVIARQRGEVLMPYKTKSGDTLELLYMGTHSAEEMFQEEHQSNNFKTWALRGAGWLLMFIGVSLMTRILYTLVDWLPILRDLVSLGLKIFALSVSASLSLMTIAAGWFFYRPLMSLVLSVFAVGILVLAKSQVPHKKYQ, from the exons ATGGCCAGAAAT TACCCAGATAATGTCAAGGAACACACTACCATCGTCACGGATCGTAAGCCGGGATTCTTGGAGCGTCTCAGTGATACTGCTGGGGGAATGCTGATCGGATTCCTTGCCTTTTCATTTTCCTTCTACGTTTTGTTTACTAATGAG GGCAGAGCAGTACAGACTACAGCTTCACTGGATGAGGGGCTTTCCACTGTGACGTCTTTAAGTAATATTCTTAGAATAGACCCCATAAATGAAGACAAATTAGTGCATATATCAGGTGCACTGAAGACATCCAAG CCTTTGTATGATCCGAACTATGGTGTTTCTATCCATTGCGTGAAGTTGAAACGTCAGGTTGAGATGTACCAGTGGGTGGAATATGAAGAGTCAAA GGAGTACGAAGAGAATGGAGAAACAAAGAGAGAGACAATCTACACCTACA ACACAGAATGGAAATCCGAGGTTGTGAGCAGCAGGCATTTTGACAGAGAGATTGCACATCGCAACCCCAG TGCTATGGCTGTGGAGTCCTTCACCGCGGTTGCTTCTGAGGTGGAGGTTGGAGAGTTCTCTTTGGGAAAAG GATTGATTGATAAAATTGAGAACTTTAAGCAAATGAGCTTAGAGCAGATGGGCAACCCTCATGTTGATGTCACAGCTCAAGGGGACTATTTCTACCAAAGTGCCAACCCGAAGAATCCAGAG GTAGGAGACCTGCGCATCTCTTTCTGGTATGCTGGCGTTTCCTTGGGTTCATCTCAGTACGGAGCTGCGGACATG GTGAGTGTGATTGCACGGCAAAGAGGAGAGGTGCTCATGCCGTACAAAACCAAGTCCGGAGACACCTTGGAGTTGCTGTATATGGGGACTCACTCTGCAGAG gaaatgTTTCAAGAAGAACACCAGAGCAATAATTTTAAGACTTGGGCTCTTCGGGGTGCTGGATGGCTACTGATGTTCATTGGTGTTTCCCTAATGACCAGAATCTTGTACACACTGG TGGACTGGTTACCTATTCTGCGGGACCTGGTCAGTCTTGGCCTGAAGATCTTTGCTTTGTCCGTGTCTGCATCTCTGTCTTTAATGACCATTGCAGCAGGATGGTTTTTCTATCGGCCGCTCATGTCGCTGGTTCTAAGTGTCTTTGCCGTTGGAATCCTCGTACTGGCCAAGTCACAGGTTCCACACAAGAAGTACCAGTAG